A stretch of DNA from Pongo abelii isolate AG06213 chromosome 10, NHGRI_mPonAbe1-v2.0_pri, whole genome shotgun sequence:
ggctcacgccttgtaatcccagccctttgggaggccaaagtgggtggatcacctgaggtcaggagttcaacaccagcctggctaacatggtgaaacccgtctctattaaaatacaaaaattagccaggtgcagtggcaggcatctgtagtcccagctacttgggaggctgaggcaggagaatcgcttgaaccctggaggtagaggttgcactgagctgataacacaccactgcactccagcttgggtgacagagtgagactccatttcaaaagaaaaagaaatattttgattgGTATCTGTTCTCCTTCAATGTATTTATAGACAAACTAAATTTGTAGGTATGTGAAGATGAAGGGAAGATTTGTTCTTGGTGTATGGTATTCATTCAGCTAATGTTTGAATACCTGAtacatgtcaggcactgtgttgTTACCTTCGAATGCTCACAGTCTAGCGAAGACAAAGTAGTGTGGGAAAATGGGATGGTCTAGATGATGCTGATGGAGCCCTACAGAACTACAGCATTTGAGTCATAGCTATATGGATTAACTTGGCAGATACAGTTGGGGTGCTTTATAcattatgatatattttaaaagctgccTTTAGTAACTTTTGGGAACAGGATATTTCTGTTCCACTTgagtatattttttgtatttaaatcgACTTtggtgtattatttttaaataggaaacctatttccagctgggcgtggtagttcacgcctgtaatcccagcactttgggaggccgagacgggcagatcacaaggtcaggagatggagaccatcctggctaacatggtgaaagcccgtctctaccgaaatacaagaaaaaaattagccgggcatggtggtgtgcgcctgtagtcccagctactcgggaggctaaggcaggggaatcacttgagtctggcaggcagaggttgcagtgagctgagatcgcgccactgcacttcagcctggtgacagagcaagactctgtctcaaaaaaaaaaaagaaactaaaatgctaatttttcAAATAGTATCTTGTCATAGATTATAATTTTAACAAAGTTACATAATACTACAGTATTCTTCATTGAGCTATAATTATAGACtgtgaaaattgtaaaaataactgtcaaaacattcttgtttttttaacGTTCCTTTCTTTGTATTGTAGGAGCAATTTACAGCAATGAGGGATTTATACATGAAAAATGGACAAGGATTTGCATTAGTTTATTCCATCACAGCACAGTCCACATTTAACGATTTACAAGACCTGAGAGAACAGATTCTTCGAGTTAAAGACACTGATGATGTAAGCTGACTtcctaataaatatattttatttcaaaacccTGATTATAATTGTTTAAGTctaaatttaaattcattttaaagctCGTGTAttttggtggggaggggggtgttggtttttttaaactttttccttGAAAGGCAAAAATACCCATACATGTTTTCAAATATGTATCATGTGGAAAGTGAGAAATTTCCTCCTTTGCCATTAtcctgtgaaaattaaatgttacacccttccttttttttttttttttcctttgagatggagtcttgcactgtcacccaggctggagtgctgtggcgcgatagctctacctcccgggttcacgccattctcctgcctcagcctcccgcgtagctgggactacaggcacctgccaccatgcccggctaattttttgtatttttagtagagacagggtttcaccatgttagccaggatggtctcaatgatctgaccttgtgatccgcctgcctcggcctcccaaagtgctgggattcaggtgtgATCTACTgcccccggcctttttttttttttttttttttttttaatttttattttttgagacagagtctcactctgtcaccaggctggagtgcagtggcatggtctcggctcactgcaacatccaccttactgggttcaagcaattctcctgccttagcctcccgagtagctgggactaaggcgcgtgccacaatacctggctaatttttgtatttttagtagagacggggtttcaccatgttggccaggatggtctcgatctcctgacctcaggtaatccacccgcctcggcctcccaaagtgctgggattacaggcgtgagccactgtgcccagccaataatagtaatttttaaagaaaggcaaCAAATACATTAGATTCTAACATTAATTTAGGTGCCCCTTCAGAGTCTACCATAATGGAGTTTAATTCTTCATCACACTAAatatagcagtggttctcaaaattgattttgcatcagaatcacctgtagGACCAGTTAAAACATAGATTGCTGGGCTGAGATCGCAgagcttctgattcagtaggtcagCAGTAGGAcccaggaatttgcatttctaacaagttttgaGGTGGTGTTGGTGATGCTGATCTGCGTACTGTAAGAAccacgctgggcatggtggctcacacctctaatcccagcactttgggaggccaaggcgggtagatcccctgagctcaggagttcaagacctccctgggcaacacagcaaaaccctgccattaccagaaattaaaaaaaaaaaaaaaattagccaatatggtggcacgtgcctgtggtctcagctatttgggaggctgaggtgggaggatcgcttaagcctgggaggtggaggttggcagtgagctgagatcacatcactgcactccaaccagggtgacatagtgagaccttgtctcaaaataaatacataaataaggcTCATTGTACTGCAGTTTAATTTTAGCAAATATTGTGAGAGCTGGGAGACACCCATGggtaaatgcttttattttctggacTTCTGAAACAAGGGAATTTGGGGGGACCCTACATAATTACAGCAACCTCAGggaacattttttaatttgtaatccATTTAATTAAGTGGcttgatttttagtaaattaagtttgattggcttttttttttttttttggtgacggagtctcaccctgttgcccaggctggagtgcaatggcacagtctcagcttactgcaacctctgcctcccaggttcaagcaattctcctgtgtcagcctcccaagtagctgggattacaggcgtgtgccaccacacccagctaatttttgtgtttttagtagaaacagggtttcaccatgttggccaggctggtctccaactcctgacctcaggtgatccatccacctcggcctcccaaagtgctgggattacaggtgtgagccactgtgcctggccttgattgACTTTTTTAATACAAGACTATGAGAAACTAAAAATTCTATTTTGGGGGCcttccaaatttctccttttcgTGTTGTGCAACTGAGAATGCTGAGTTTAATAAATGCACGTCAGGAAACCAGAAAACTTGAAGTTGATTCACACCCTTTagagaaacattttaaagtgctgaaataTATTGGATTTTCACAGTAACACCCTTTCatacttccttttaaaaagtttatatgtTTTGCTTACTATAATTAGTTATAAGTCCATTATGAtaaaattttaaggttttttcCCCCCCATCTCTCATAACAGGGTCATAGCTTGTTTTctcaaaattttatgtaaaagtgCCTTATTTATGTCTACATTGACTAGGTTGTGTTCATTTTACTTAACATATgagagttttctttctctcttttcttccctttggcGTTATCGTTTGACATCTCCATGAAAAGAGAAGGCAGTGGAGATAATTGACATCAAAGTTAATACCTACGTTTATGTTACAGATTAAATTAAGGctgtacattttattatatattatttaatatttttctgtggCATTATATGAAAAGTAATTCTTAGATTTGACTGTTAGAATTCTTTTGATTTGAATTCATATagcatatttacttatttatttttactctcaCAAATGTATTTTTAGGTTCCAATGATTCTTGTTGGTAATAAGTGTGATTTGGAAGATGAAAGAGTTGTAGGGAAGGAACAAGGTCAAAATCTAGCAAGACAATGGAACAACTGTGCATTCTTAGAATCTTCtgcaaaatcaaaaataaatgttaatgagGTATGGTCAAATGTACTTACAATGGGTCTTCATTTGAAGTACCACATTGAAGATGAATGGAAAATGTCTTAACCCCAAGTTAATATGTACTCAGAGTAATATGTTGATgttacaggcaaaaaaaaaaaaacaaacctcttATGTTAAATGTATCTATGTAGTAAATAAACAACAATACTAATTCAGTCTCTATTAAATACTTGTACATTGATATTTACCATGAAAAAGGAAGACTGGACAGAAAATACAGGGATAGGGAAGACAGATTAAGACTTCAGGTATATGAAGGATGTTATATAAAAAATAGAGACTAAAATTCCGAAAGGTATGCATGGTTTTTGAAAGGCTCCAAGTCGTGTTGTAGAGCAAAAACTTAtagtttttaaaaggattttttcttCGTGTGATGGTAAATGTTCTAATTGAACTAAGTTAAGATCTCTGCAGCTCCTTCAACTAAGTATTTTAAGGAGCACAATATTAACACTCCCCAAAAATTTGAGTTTGGCAGTTATAACACCTGATTTTATTGTCATTCCTTAGCTGAACAATTCTGGGGATTAATTTATATCTATGGAGATTCCTGTTTTTTTCGATTTACTTTTTTCAttgggggcggggggaggtgTTCCTcctgtaaattaaaacaaattattgtatTTGCAGATCTTTTATGACCTAGTGCGGCAAATTAACAGAAAAActccagtgcctgggaaggctcGCAAAAAGTCATCATGTCAGCTGCTTTAATATACTAAATGCATTGTAGCTCTGAGCCAGGTATGTTCACTTATCTTTCCTCTAACTTTTAATCACTCAACCTTATTAAGGGCATTCTGTCATGAAAGCAAGTACAGAATTCTTTTTGTTGgttctgaaaaataaatggttTGTTTTTATAAGATATCCATGAGTTAGTATGCTatcttattaattaattatttacttATCATCATGAGTAAAGTATTTCACgtaagtattctttttttgagatggagtttcactctgtcacccaggctggagtgcagtggcgcaatatcagctccctgcaacctccgcctcccaggttcaagcaatgcttctgcctcagcctcccgagtagctgggatcacaggcacatgccaccatgcccggctaatttttgtatttttagtagagatggggtttcaccaagttggccaggctagtcttgaactcctgacttcaagtgatccacccgccttggcctcccaaagtgctgggattacaggcatgagccaccacacccaactaagtGAATATTCTAAATAAGTTCATTCAGTATACTGGTTGGTGCTGGCAATACAGTGTTGAACAAGACCAACCTTCTCTCCTTGACTCTTAATTACTTTAAGCTAATTCAGGTATACTGAAAGAGAAAGTTAATCGCAAAACATGATACATTCTGTATTAAGATAAATACAGGGTAGTGTTGCTAATAAAAACCCCTAACATGGCCAGGTACACTGGTTCATGCCTATattcctagaactttgggaggctgaggcaggattgctagAGGCAAGGAGTTGAAGATCTGTTTGGGCGACATAGCTAGACCCCGtccctaatttatttatttatatgtatttatttatttttgagatgaatcttgctctgtcgccatgctggagtgcagtggtgcgatcttagctcactgcaacctctgcctcctgggttcaagcaattctcctgcctcagcctccctagtagctgggattacaggcgcttgccaccacgccccgttagtttttttgtatttttagtagagatggtgtttcaccattgttggccaggatggtcttgatctcttgacctcgtgatctgcccacctcggcctcccaaagtgctgggattacaggcatgagccaccgctcccagccaaccCCGTCCCTaatttaaaacacatacacacacacccacccacctcccCCCCCCGCCATGTTCATCATGTgccagtcacttttttttttccttcaacttttaaattccagggtacatgtgcaggatgtgcaggtttgttacataggtaaaggtGTACCATGGGGTTTGCTGCACGGATCTCGCATcggtacctggcacatagttaaCACTCAACTATTAGCTGCTGTTGTTTGCCAATGATAATGATTTCCTCTTCAGCTGTCATTAAACTGTTAATTGTTAAACTGTTTATTCTTAAGAACCTTTGACATTGCTGACTCTTATTTCTTCCTATGTTAATTGACTCAATGCTGCCATAGCACTTTGATTCTGCATCTTTTCAGAGTTTTTATTCCTGCCTTCCATCTAGGGCTTTCTGTTTAGTAGTATATCCTCTCATTCTGATATCCTATAGTTCCTGACCACATGCCCATTCTTAGCAGCACACATGTGCTTGAGCTCACACACTTCCATCTGTCCTTTTTAATTTGC
This window harbors:
- the RAP1B gene encoding ras-related protein Rap-1b isoform X1: MREYKLVVLGSGGVGKSALTVQFVQGIFVEKYDPTIEDSYRKQVEVDAQQCMLEILDTAGTEQFTAMRDLYMKNGQGFALVYSITAQSTFNDLQDLREQILRVKDTDDVPMILVGNKCDLEDERVVGKEQGQNLARQWNNCAFLESSAKSKINVNEIFYDLVRQINRKTPVPGKARKKSSCQLL